One Verrucomicrobiia bacterium genomic window, GACCAGGTCGCAGTCGTAAGCAACCGCAACCTCCGCGACGCGATCGGTTCCCGTCGCACAGTCAGGAGATGTAAGCATCGCATCACCGCCGAACGCCTCGACGGCCTCGAGAATGCGGGTATCTTCCGTGGCGACGATGACCTTGTCGAGCCGTTTGGCCTTGGCCGCCTGCTCGTAGACGCGTTGGACGAGCGTCTTGTCGGCAATCATCGCGAGCGGTTTGCCTGGAAACCGTTGAGCACCGTAGCGGGCGGGAATCACCCCCAATGAGCGAATCTTCATTGGGGTTGCAGTGTAGCACAACCCCGGCGCGTGACAAGGCCCGCGGTCAGCGCTGCACTTCGCGGTAGCGGAAACAGGTGACGAGGTGGTCGTTTACCATACCGGCCGCTTGCATAAAGGCGTAGCAAATCGTAGAGCCGACAAAGGTAAAACCGCGAGCTTTGAGGTCCTTGCTCATCGCATCGGATTCGCTGGAGGTGGCGACGATTTCTTTCATCGACTTGACGCGCGTAACAAGCGGTTTGCCGCTGACGAATTGCCAGATGTAACGGTCGAACGAGCCGAATTCATCACGCACCTTCAGGAATGCCTGCGCATTCTGTACGGCCGAACGGACTTTCAGCCGATTTCGAATGATGCCCGGATTCGTCAACAGCTTCTCGATGCGTTTCTCCGTATAGCGCGCCACTTTCTCCGCATCGAAGTTGTCGAACGCCTTTCGGTAGCTTTCGCGTTTCAGCAAGATCGTCTGCCAACTCAGGCCGGCCTGCGCGGCGTCGAGCACGAGGAACTCGAACAGCTTGCGGTCGTCATGTACCGGCACGCCCCACTCGGTGTCGTGATATTCGATCATCAGCGGATGATTCATGGACCAGCCGCAGCGGATACGGGTGTCAGAAGCGGAAGACATGATTAGCGAGTGTTATCCTTCACGCCTGGCGGTACGATCTTAATCACATAATAGATCGCGGGCGTCCGGCTGACATTACGAAGGCTGTGGTATTCGTTGGAAGCCTGAAAAATCACGCCGCCGGCATCCACGTGGTTGGTTGCGCTGTTTTGCACAGCCTCCAGTGAGCCATCTTTAATGATGACCAACTCTTCGCCCGCGTGGCGATGACCCGGGTGAGGCATCTCGCCGGGGTTGAGCGTGGTCACGTGAACCTCGAGCTGATCCAGAATGGCTGTGCGCGAATCAAAAACTTGTCGGCGCGCACCATATTTGGTCGCCTCCATCTTCAGATCGGCCCAATTGAAGACGGAACAATGAAGAATGGGACCCGCGACCGAGTCGGCGAGTGTCATCGCCACTGTAGTCAGACCGATCGCGGTAACGGCCACAAGAACATCTCTTCGCGTAATCATGGGCTGGTTCTCCTCGCTGGTTTCGGTTGGTTTGATGAAAGCAGTTTTGCGCGGGAGCGGCAAGGACTATTGGCGGTCGAAGCGGCGGTTTCTGCTCGACAGGGCGCTGGTTTCCAGCTAAATACGGTGGTATTAAGGAGGTGGGATTTCCACCATGACAAAGAAGGCGTTGGGTAGGGGATTGGATTCACTGATTAGTGGCGGGGTTGTTCGCAGCGTGGCGGCCGAACCTCCTCACGTTGAAGTCGCTATCGTGCCCCCCGCGACGAACGTAGTCCAACCACTTGGCTCGAGAATGGCCAGCACCGGCAGCGACAGCGACGGCAACGCGGTTCGCCATCTGGGCATCGATACCATCGAACGCAGCCGCTTTCAGCCGCGCACCGATTTTGATCCGGAGCAACTACGCGAACTGGCGGATTCCATCAAGCAGCGCGGCGTTATTCAGCCGTTGCTGGTAAGACCGGTTGCCGCAACCGATGGCACGCACCGCTACGAACTGATTGCGGGCGAGCGCCGCTGGCGAGCGGCGCGCGAGGCGGGGCTGACGACGATTCCCGCGATCGTTCGTGAGGCGAACGACCAGGAAGTGCTTGAAATCGCGCTCATCGAAAACCTGCAGCGCGAAGATCTCAATGCGGTTGAAGAGGCGCGGGCATACGAACAACTTTCCACGCAGTTCAAGCTTACTCAGGAGCAAATCGCCGAAAAAGTGGGTCGAAGCCGCGCGGCGGTAGCTAACTCGATGCGATTGCTCGGTTTACCCGGGGAAGTGCAGTCGTGGATCGCTGATGACCGGCTCAGTGTCGGTCATGCCAAGGCGATTCTCGGGCTGGCCAATCCCGCGGAGCAGCGGCTGGTTGCCGAGCGCGTACTGAAGCGCAATCTCACCGTGCGCGAGACGGAACAACTCGTAGAACAGCTCAAAGGGGAAGCGAAAGTTCGCGCGCGCACACTCGGTGGGGTGGCGAAATCGACGCACGTTTTGGCGGTCGAAGAGCGACTGCAGCAGAAGCTCGGCACCCACGTCAGCGTTTATCACGGTAAGAAAAAGGGACGGATCGAGATCGAATATTACGGGAACGACGATCTGGCGCGCCTGCTCGGCATCCTCGGCATCGACAATCTCTAGGGCGCTCGCCGAGTGCCGAAATGGACGAACCCAGCCAACAGCAACGCGCAAAACGCTACGAGGCGATCCACAACTTTCTTTTTGTGGTGGAGACGGTGTACACCATCCTGTCGCTCATCGTGTTTCTCTATTGGGCAGGTTCGGACATCCTTGCGAGCGTAGTGCAATCCATCTCGCCGAACCCGTGGATCCACGTCGCGATTTATGGCGCGGTGGTCATCATCGCGACCAAGTTGCTATTTTTGCCGCTGAACTATCTTGGCGACTATCATCTCGAACATAAGTTCGGGCTGTCCAACGAAAGCCTCGGTGCGTGGGCGCTCGATGAACTGAAGTCCCTCGGGTTGAATTTGCTGCTGAGTGTCGTGCTACTGGACGTTCTGTATTTCCTTTTGCGACGCGCTGGCGACTGGTGGTGGGTTGGCGCTGGACTTTTCTTCCTGGTGTTTGGCGTGGCGATGTCGGCGCTCTTTCCCGTGCTGATTCTCCCACTCTTTTACAAATTGCAGCCCTTGGAAAACGAGCCGTTACGCGAGAAGCTCACGGCGCTCGCGCAACGGGTCGGTGCAAAAGTCCTTGGGGTCTACCGGATGGGGATGAGCGAGAAGACGAAGAAAGCCAACGCGGCGTTCGCGGGACTTGGCACCACCAAGCGCATCATTCTCGGCGACACCTTGCTGGATAAATTTGCGGAGGACGAGATTGAGGTGGTCATGGCGCACGAGATGGCGCACTACCAGCACGGCGACATTACGAAGATGATCGCTTGGGGAACGGTGACGACCTTCGTTGGACTCAAAGTCGCCGACCTCGGGTTGCACTGGGGCATGACCCGACTCGGGTACGACCACGTCTGGGACATCGCCGCATTCCCGCTGTTAGCACTGTGCCTGTTTGTTTTTGGGTTGGTGGCGATGCCGCTGAATAACGCTTTCTCCCGCTCCCGTGAATGGAAAGCGGACGCCACGGCGCTGGAGTTGACTGCAAATCGCGACGCGTTCATACGCGCCATGCGGAAACTCGGGGAGCAGAATCTCGCGGATCTTTCACCGCATCCGGTTGTTGAGTTTCTCCTGCACGATCACCCGTCGCTCGCGCGACGCATTGCCTGGGCGGAACAATGGCACGGCGACTAGGCTTCGTCCTTATCGTCGGGCTCGTTTGCGGCTGTGGCGGGTCGCGACCGCCGCCGCCAATTCCCTGGCAACAGTACAGCGGCGAGCGGGCGTACCGGCATGTTGAAAAACTTGTCGGTTATGGGCCGCGACCCAGCGGAAGCGATGGGCTTGGACGCGCGGCTACTTACATCAAGACCCAGTTGGAGGAATACGGGCTGGCTACCGAGGAACAAGTCTTCATCGCGCCGACGCCCCTCGGGCCAAAGCAATTTCGGAATATTGTGGCCAGGACGCGCGTGCAGCCGGCCCGCCCCAATCGCGTGATCATCATCGGTTCGCACTACGATACGAAGTTCTTTACGAACATCACGTTCGTCGGCGCCAACGACGGCGGCTCCAGCTCGGGTGCGCTGCTGGAAATCGCGCGCATCGCTGCCGAGCAGCCGGGCCTGTGGTTTGTGTTTTTTGACGGCGAAGAGGCTGTGCAGCAGTACGGCGAGGAGGACGGGCTGTGGGGGAGCAAGTTCTTTATCGAAGATCTCAAAGGCAGGAATCAAATCGGCCAGGTCAAGGCGATGGTGTTGCTGGATATGATCGGCGACAAGAATTTGAATATCACCGTCAACGGCTCGCTGATCCCGCAGACCTTTGACGCTTCGCGCGCGGCGGGGTTCCGTGACTACTTCGCCTACGGCGGGAATGGGATCCTTGACGACCACGTGCCATTCATGCGGGCGGGAATCCCAGCCGTTGATCTGATTGACTTTGAATTCGGTAGCAAGCCGGGCCTTAACGATTATTGGCATACAGAGAAGGACACACTCGACAAGATCAGCTCGCGCAGCCTGGAAATCGCCGGCAAGACCACGTTGCGGCTTATCGAACTCCTTCAGAATCAAGCCGCTGGCCATTGATTCGGCCCACGGCTTGCTTTACTATAATTGTGGTGGAAGTGAGCCTAAACGCTCACGTCGAGACAGAGTGTTGGTGGGAAGGATTGCGGCATGGAGCACAAACTCCAAGTACTTGAAAGCGTGCCAGTTCTGGCCAGCCTTGGCAAAGAGCTGATGAAGGGCCTGGCTGAGCGCGCTGAATTTGTCGCGGTCAAGAAGGGCGACCTTGTCGTGCGCGAAAATGACCCTGGCGATGCGCTTTATGTCGTCGTTTCGGGTCGACTCCAGGCGTACACACGGCTCAAGAGCGGACGGGACCGTATTTTCGCCACCTATTGTGATGGCGATTGTTTTGGGGAGATGCCGCTGCTGAGCGGGGAGACGCATTGGGCGAATGTGCGCGCGCTCAACGATTCGATGCTCCTGAAAATCCCGCGCGAAGATTTCGATTCCGTGGTCAATCGCGACCCGCGCGTGGCGGTGAGCTTCAGCCAACGGCTGGGTCATCGAATCAAGGAACTTCGTGAAGAGAAATATCGTGCCAAGCGGAGCATAATCATCTCGCTCTACGGCTCCCTGCCCGACACGGGGAAGACGACCCTCGCGCACAACCTGGCTGCCAGCCTTGCCCACGAAACGCGCGAGCCCGTGCTGCTCCTCGATTTTAGCGGCCGGCAGCGCGGCGTACCGCTGTTGAACTGCGAGCGCCTCGATTTCCGCAGCGGCCTCGGGCTGCAAGACATCACGGTGCATTCCCCGCTCGGTTACGACCGCTTGAATCTTGATCTCGTGGGCGACGAGCGCGAGATCGCGCTCATTGCGCCGGTGTTCGGCCATCTCGTGAAGCAGTACGATTACGTGATTTGCGATCTTCCGAACGCAGTCTCCGCGTCCGTGTTCGCTTGCCTCGTGCAATCGGACCAGGTGTTCGTCATCGCCAAGTACGACGACGAGCATCTCTACCGCACCCGGCTGTTGCTGGAGGATTTCCGTTCCCACGCAGCGGCGCGTGGGCCGCAGGTGCGAGTGATCCTCACAGCAGTCGGTGACGCCAGCGCGCCGTACGTGGAAGAAGCCGAGCGAAAGGTCGGACAGCCGATCTCGTATCTCTTGCGCTGGATTCCCGAGTCCGAGGTTGTCGAGGCCGTGGATGGGACCCCCTACGCGATTCGCAAGCCGATGGAGCCGTACAGCCTGGTGGTGCGGCGCATGGCGCGCGAGTTGGGCAATGTGTTGGTTGGATTGGCGCTCGGGACGGGCGGGGCCCGCGGCCTGGCACACATTGGGGTTATCCGCGTGCTGGAACGTGAGGGGATCGCCATCGACATGGTGGCTGGCAGTTCGATGGGCGCGCTCATCGCGGCGGCGTGGGCTGTTGGAAAGAGCGCCGACGAGATGGAGGCGATCGCCAAGCGGATACGCGACAAGCGCACGTTCCTGAAACTGCTGGACCCGATGTTTCCCGGCGCCGGCATCTTTCGCGGCATCAAGGTGTACAATTTCCTGCATTCGATTGTGAACGGGCTGACGTTCGCCGATACGCTCATTCCGCTAAAGATCATTGCCAGCGACATCAACACACTTGAGGAAGTTATTTTCCAGGACGGCAAGCTCATCGACGCGATCCGCGCCAGCATCACGATTCCCGGCGTCTTTCGTCCTGTGGTGACCAATGGCCACACGTTGATCGACGGTGGCATCACCGATCCGGTGCCCGTGCAAGTGCTCGCGCATGCCGGTGTCGCAAAGATCATCGCCGTCAACACGATTCCCAACGTAGATGAGATGAAACAGCGCGAACGCTACCGTAACGAGAGGTCGCTGGCGTCGCGGAAAGAAAGCAAAGGCGGCATGCGCGAAACGGGTCCCGTTGTCGAGACCCCGACCAGCCTGATCAACGTGTACATGCGCTCCATGCACGCGATGCAGTCGCGCATGGCCGAAGTCGCCTGTACCAATGCCGACGTGGTGATTCGCCCGATTCTCGCCGACAGTGTCTGGTACGACTTTTATCATCCTGAGCGTTACATTCGTTGCGGGGAAGAGGCGGCGCAGGCGGCGTTGCCCCTGCTGAAGGGGCTGGTGGGACGATGAAATGGGACCATCTGACGCCGGTGGAGCAGCGCCGCATCCAGAACGAGAGGCTTCACCACTACTTTACGGAGGTCATCGGCCCGTTCAGTCCCTACTACAAGAAGCTCTTCGCCGAGCATAAGATCGACCCGCGGCACATCAAGACGGTCGATGATTTGCGGCGTCTTCCGTTCACGAGCAAAGCTGATTTGCTCCCGACCCCGGAACAGCCAGAAAAATTCCGCGAGTTCATCATCACGCCGGATATCTCGGTGCTCAAACATCGTCCCCGTGTCGTCGCGGAGGCGTTGTTGCGCGGTCGCAGCGCGGTGGAACGGCGTTTCGAGCGCGAGTATCGCCCAATCTTCCTGACTGCCACCACGGGTCGCAGCGCGGCACCCGTGGCCTTCACGTACACCGACCACGACATGCGCAATCTCCGCACCGCCGGCGCGCGAATCATCCAGGTATTCGGCGCGACGACGAAGATGCGCGGCGTGAACATGTTTCCCTACGCACCACACCTGGCATTCTGGCAGGTCGTGTTTGCGGGACTGGAGTTTGGCATGTTGCTCGTCAGCTCGGGCGGCGGGAAGGTGATGGGTACCGACGGCAACATCAACCTCATCGAGAAGATCAAGCCCGAGGCGATTGTCGGCATCCCGACGTTTGTTTACCATGTGATCCGCGAAGCGCACGAACAAGGCCGCAAGTGGCCGCAGGTCTGCAAGATCGTCCTCGGCGGGGAGAAGTCGCCACAGGGTATCCGCCGCAAAATGGTTTCCATGTTACAGGACATGGGTGCGGGGGACGTGCGCGTTTGCGGGACGTACGGCTTTACAGAGGCGCGCCTGGCGTGGGGTGAATGCCCGACGCCGCCGGGGGAATGGAGCGGTTATCACCTACTGACCGACCTGGGCATCATGGAGGTGATTGACCCCGAGACGGGCGAAGTCAAGGGCGAGGGCGAGCCGGGCGAACTGGTGTACACACCGCTCGACGCGCGCGGCACGGTCGTGTTGCGCTATCGCACGGGCGATTATGTGGACGGCGGAATTACCTGGGAACCGTGCCCGTATTGCGGGCGTACGGTGCCGCGTATCGTCGGCAAGATCGGGCGCGCGTCCAGCACCAAGGAATTACAACTGGAAAAGCTGAAAGGTACGCTCGTCAATTTCGACTCGCTCCAGCAGATTCTCGACGACACGGCCGAGGTCGGCGAGTGGCAGTTGGAGATTCGTAAGGCCCACGATGATCCGCATGACGTGGACGAGCTGATTCTGCACGTCGCGCCTGAGAACGGGTCGGACGTCGAGCGTCTTAAACAGAAGATTCGTACGCGCTTTCAGACCGAGATCGAGTTGACGCCCAATCGCATCGAGATCCATTCGCTGGACGACATGCTCAAGCGCATCAAACTGGAAAGCTCATTGAAGGAAGTCCGCGTCTTGGATGCGCGGCCAAAGGAATGAGTTATCGCTCCCGGATTGCACCAGGGAATCGAGCATGTTAGCGTGAAGGCGCTATGAAAACGCAACTTACCATTCTTTTTGCGGGGCTTTTTGCCATGAACTCTTACGCCGCATTGCATACCGAAGCCATTGAGTACAAACAAGGCGACACCACACTCGAAGGTTATCTCGCCTACGACGACGGTGTGAAGGGGCCACGGCCGGGTGTGCTCGTCGTGCACGATTGGCTGGGGTGTGATAGCTACGCCAAAATGCGGGCCGACATGCTCGCTAAACTGGGGTATGTCGCGTTCGCGGCGGACATTTACGGTAAGGGTGTGCGTCCCAAAGACCCCCGAGAAGCGGGAGGGATGGTCGGAAAGTACAAGGGCGACCGCACATTGCTCCGTGCCCGGGTCAATGCTGCGCTCGATGTGCTGGAGAAACAACCGCAGGTTGATCCGAAGCGCATCGCCGCCATTGGTTATTGCTTCGGGGGCACCACCGTGTTGGAACTGGCGCGTAGCGGGGCCGATGTTGCCGGCATCGTTACCTTCCACGGGGGACTCGACACGCCGACGCGCGACGCGAAGAACATCAAGTGCAAGGTGCTGCTCTGCCAGGGTGCGGATGATCCGTATGTACCGGCCGCCGATGTGGCCGCGCTGCAAGACGAACTCCGTTCCGCCAAGGTGGACTGGCAGATGATTTATTATAGCGGCGCCGTCCACAGCTTTACGCGGCCTGATGCCGGCAACGACAACTCGAAGGGTGCGGCCTACAACGAGCACGCCGATAAACGATCGTGGGAAGCGATGAAGGAGTTTTTCGCAGAGATTTTCCGATGACCCGACTGGCGATCATCGACGGGATTCGGACGCCGTTCTCCAAGGCGGGGACGGATTTGAAGTCGCTCCCCGCGCAGGAACTCGGTCGCATCGTCGTGAGCGAATTGCTGGAGCGTACGGGGTTCGACCCACGCAAGGTTTCGCAGGTGATCTTTGGTTGCGTCGCGCAACCGCCGGAGGCCGCGAACATTGCGCGGGTCATAGCGCTCAATGCAGGACTGCCGAAAGAGATTCCCTCCTACACCGTGCATCGCAATTGCGCGAGCGGTTTTGAGGCCATCACCAGCGCGTACGAAAAAATGGTCTCGGGCCAGGGGGACGCGTTTGTGGTTGGGGGCACGGAGAGCATGTCGAACATCCCGCTGCTGTATTCGACGGCGGCGGCGGACAAATTCGCGGCGCTCTTGCGGGCGAAGTCGTCGCTGAAGAAGCTCAGCGCCATGTTGTCATTTCGTCCGAGCGATTTCAAACCCAGGATCGGCGTGATGCTCGGGCTGACGGATCCGGTGTGCGGACTCAACATGGGCCAGACGGCAGAGGTGCTGTATCGCGATTACGGTATCACCCGCGAACAACAGGATGCGTTTGCCCTCGATTCGCACCAGAAGGTGGTGAAAGCGCGGGCGAAACTGGCGGAAGAGATGGCCACGGTTTATTTGGCGAAAGGCCAATACGTGGACAAAGATAATGGTGTGCGTGACAACCAGACGATGGAAGCGCTGACGAAATTGCGGCCGGTGTTCGACAAGCACAACGGGACCGTGACCGCCGGCAACTCGTCGCAGATCACTGATGGCGCGGTGGCGTTGCTGGTCATGGAAGAAGAAAAGGCGCGCAAGCAAGGTTTTCAGCCGCTCGGATACCTGCGCGGCTACGCCTTCGCGGGAGTGGATCCGCGGCGAATGGGGATCGGGCCGGCCTACGCCATCCCGAAGGCACTGGAGGAGTCGGGCGTGAAGTGGAAAGACATCCAACTTCTGGAA contains:
- a CDS encoding DNA-3-methyladenine glycosylase I, with translation MSSASDTRIRCGWSMNHPLMIEYHDTEWGVPVHDDRKLFEFLVLDAAQAGLSWQTILLKRESYRKAFDNFDAEKVARYTEKRIEKLLTNPGIIRNRLKVRSAVQNAQAFLKVRDEFGSFDRYIWQFVSGKPLVTRVKSMKEIVATSSESDAMSKDLKARGFTFVGSTICYAFMQAAGMVNDHLVTCFRYREVQR
- a CDS encoding M48 family metallopeptidase — its product is MDEPSQQQRAKRYEAIHNFLFVVETVYTILSLIVFLYWAGSDILASVVQSISPNPWIHVAIYGAVVIIATKLLFLPLNYLGDYHLEHKFGLSNESLGAWALDELKSLGLNLLLSVVLLDVLYFLLRRAGDWWWVGAGLFFLVFGVAMSALFPVLILPLFYKLQPLENEPLREKLTALAQRVGAKVLGVYRMGMSEKTKKANAAFAGLGTTKRIILGDTLLDKFAEDEIEVVMAHEMAHYQHGDITKMIAWGTVTTFVGLKVADLGLHWGMTRLGYDHVWDIAAFPLLALCLFVFGLVAMPLNNAFSRSREWKADATALELTANRDAFIRAMRKLGEQNLADLSPHPVVEFLLHDHPSLARRIAWAEQWHGD
- a CDS encoding dienelactone hydrolase family protein is translated as MKTQLTILFAGLFAMNSYAALHTEAIEYKQGDTTLEGYLAYDDGVKGPRPGVLVVHDWLGCDSYAKMRADMLAKLGYVAFAADIYGKGVRPKDPREAGGMVGKYKGDRTLLRARVNAALDVLEKQPQVDPKRIAAIGYCFGGTTVLELARSGADVAGIVTFHGGLDTPTRDAKNIKCKVLLCQGADDPYVPAADVAALQDELRSAKVDWQMIYYSGAVHSFTRPDAGNDNSKGAAYNEHADKRSWEAMKEFFAEIFR
- a CDS encoding M28 family peptidase — its product is MARRLGFVLIVGLVCGCGGSRPPPPIPWQQYSGERAYRHVEKLVGYGPRPSGSDGLGRAATYIKTQLEEYGLATEEQVFIAPTPLGPKQFRNIVARTRVQPARPNRVIIIGSHYDTKFFTNITFVGANDGGSSSGALLEIARIAAEQPGLWFVFFDGEEAVQQYGEEDGLWGSKFFIEDLKGRNQIGQVKAMVLLDMIGDKNLNITVNGSLIPQTFDASRAAGFRDYFAYGGNGILDDHVPFMRAGIPAVDLIDFEFGSKPGLNDYWHTEKDTLDKISSRSLEIAGKTTLRLIELLQNQAAGH
- a CDS encoding thiolase family protein, translated to MTRLAIIDGIRTPFSKAGTDLKSLPAQELGRIVVSELLERTGFDPRKVSQVIFGCVAQPPEAANIARVIALNAGLPKEIPSYTVHRNCASGFEAITSAYEKMVSGQGDAFVVGGTESMSNIPLLYSTAAADKFAALLRAKSSLKKLSAMLSFRPSDFKPRIGVMLGLTDPVCGLNMGQTAEVLYRDYGITREQQDAFALDSHQKVVKARAKLAEEMATVYLAKGQYVDKDNGVRDNQTMEALTKLRPVFDKHNGTVTAGNSSQITDGAVALLVMEEEKARKQGFQPLGYLRGYAFAGVDPRRMGIGPAYAIPKALEESGVKWKDIQLLEINEAFAVQVLAVELVMRKEFGMEINRDLLNVNGGAIALGHPVGASGARLVLTLLKEMKRRNLKTGVASACVGGGQGGALILERA
- a CDS encoding cupin domain-containing protein translates to MITRRDVLVAVTAIGLTTVAMTLADSVAGPILHCSVFNWADLKMEATKYGARRQVFDSRTAILDQLEVHVTTLNPGEMPHPGHRHAGEELVIIKDGSLEAVQNSATNHVDAGGVIFQASNEYHSLRNVSRTPAIYYVIKIVPPGVKDNTR
- a CDS encoding 3-deoxy-manno-octulosonate cytidylyltransferase; the encoded protein is MKIRSLGVIPARYGAQRFPGKPLAMIADKTLVQRVYEQAAKAKRLDKVIVATEDTRILEAVEAFGGDAMLTSPDCATGTDRVAEVAVAYDCDLV
- a CDS encoding ParB/RepB/Spo0J family partition protein encodes the protein MTKKALGRGLDSLISGGVVRSVAAEPPHVEVAIVPPATNVVQPLGSRMASTGSDSDGNAVRHLGIDTIERSRFQPRTDFDPEQLRELADSIKQRGVIQPLLVRPVAATDGTHRYELIAGERRWRAAREAGLTTIPAIVREANDQEVLEIALIENLQREDLNAVEEARAYEQLSTQFKLTQEQIAEKVGRSRAAVANSMRLLGLPGEVQSWIADDRLSVGHAKAILGLANPAEQRLVAERVLKRNLTVRETEQLVEQLKGEAKVRARTLGGVAKSTHVLAVEERLQQKLGTHVSVYHGKKKGRIEIEYYGNDDLARLLGILGIDNL
- a CDS encoding AMP-binding protein gives rise to the protein MKWDHLTPVEQRRIQNERLHHYFTEVIGPFSPYYKKLFAEHKIDPRHIKTVDDLRRLPFTSKADLLPTPEQPEKFREFIITPDISVLKHRPRVVAEALLRGRSAVERRFEREYRPIFLTATTGRSAAPVAFTYTDHDMRNLRTAGARIIQVFGATTKMRGVNMFPYAPHLAFWQVVFAGLEFGMLLVSSGGGKVMGTDGNINLIEKIKPEAIVGIPTFVYHVIREAHEQGRKWPQVCKIVLGGEKSPQGIRRKMVSMLQDMGAGDVRVCGTYGFTEARLAWGECPTPPGEWSGYHLLTDLGIMEVIDPETGEVKGEGEPGELVYTPLDARGTVVLRYRTGDYVDGGITWEPCPYCGRTVPRIVGKIGRASSTKELQLEKLKGTLVNFDSLQQILDDTAEVGEWQLEIRKAHDDPHDVDELILHVAPENGSDVERLKQKIRTRFQTEIELTPNRIEIHSLDDMLKRIKLESSLKEVRVLDARPKE
- a CDS encoding patatin-like phospholipase family protein, with amino-acid sequence MEHKLQVLESVPVLASLGKELMKGLAERAEFVAVKKGDLVVRENDPGDALYVVVSGRLQAYTRLKSGRDRIFATYCDGDCFGEMPLLSGETHWANVRALNDSMLLKIPREDFDSVVNRDPRVAVSFSQRLGHRIKELREEKYRAKRSIIISLYGSLPDTGKTTLAHNLAASLAHETREPVLLLDFSGRQRGVPLLNCERLDFRSGLGLQDITVHSPLGYDRLNLDLVGDEREIALIAPVFGHLVKQYDYVICDLPNAVSASVFACLVQSDQVFVIAKYDDEHLYRTRLLLEDFRSHAAARGPQVRVILTAVGDASAPYVEEAERKVGQPISYLLRWIPESEVVEAVDGTPYAIRKPMEPYSLVVRRMARELGNVLVGLALGTGGARGLAHIGVIRVLEREGIAIDMVAGSSMGALIAAAWAVGKSADEMEAIAKRIRDKRTFLKLLDPMFPGAGIFRGIKVYNFLHSIVNGLTFADTLIPLKIIASDINTLEEVIFQDGKLIDAIRASITIPGVFRPVVTNGHTLIDGGITDPVPVQVLAHAGVAKIIAVNTIPNVDEMKQRERYRNERSLASRKESKGGMRETGPVVETPTSLINVYMRSMHAMQSRMAEVACTNADVVIRPILADSVWYDFYHPERYIRCGEEAAQAALPLLKGLVGR